In Leucoraja erinacea ecotype New England chromosome 15, Leri_hhj_1, whole genome shotgun sequence, the following proteins share a genomic window:
- the as3mt gene encoding arsenite methyltransferase, with translation MAAVQERELGSAGSTSSSECCQHLKIHEDVKDYYGKKLQRTDDLVLNACVTPGKRLAKYVRDALKDVHEEVSSRYYGCGLVIPECLEGCRVLDLGSGSGRDCYMLSKLVGEKGHVTGVDMTDEQIQVAKKFIDYHTQKFGFSKPNVDFLKGYIEKLGDIGLKDNSFDLIISNCVVNLSPDKTAVLKEAYRVLKDGGEMYFSDIYADHELPDAVRTHKVLWGECLGGALWWKEFVDIAKKVGFNEPRLVAASKVPVENEELQQIIGDCKFVSATYRLFKVPAGVRRERSSVIYNGSVEGYREKLEFDINYTFNEGETVVVDEETAAILESSRFADEFTIQSLGKVSPSSGECPPRKPQSAATDPFWLSEHVAEGGISSCSAAHSVQSKGCC, from the exons ATGGCGGCTGTGCAGGAGCGAGAGCTGGGCTCTGCTGGAAG CACCTCTTCGTCTGAATGTTGTCAACATTTGAAAATTCACGAGGATGTCAAG GATTATTATGGGAAGAAGCTGCAGAGAACGGACGACCTGGTATTGAACGCGTGTGTCACTCCAGGGAAAAGACTCGCTAAGTATGTGCGGGACGCCTTGAAAGATGTTCACGAGGAAGTGAGCTCCAG GTACTATGGATGTGGACTTGTGATCCCGGAATGCCTGGAGGGCTGCCGGGTCCTGGATTTGGGAAGCGGGAGCGGCCGGGACTGCTACATGCTCAGCAAATTGGTCGGGGAGAAAGGTCACGTCACCGGAGTAGACATGACCGACGAGCAG ATTCAAGTGGCAAAGAAGTTTATTGACTATCACACGCAGAAGTTTGGCTTCAGCAAAcccaatgtggatttccttaAAGGCTACATCGAAAAACTCGGTGACATTGGACTGAAAGATAACAGCTTTGATCTTATTAT ATCAAATTGCGTGGTAAACTTATCGCCCGATAAAACAGCTGTGCTGAAAGAGGCATATCGAGTGTTAAAG GATGGTGGTGAAATGTACTTCAGTGATATCTATGCCGATCATGAACTTCCAGATGCTGTAAGGACACACAAGGTTTTGTGGG GTGAGTGTCTGGGAGGAGCTCTGTGGTGGAAAGAATTTGTTGACATTGCAAAGAAGGTGGGTTTCAATGAACCACGACTGGTGGCTGCTAGCAAGGTGCCTGTGGAAAATGAGGAGCTCCAGCAGATAATTG GTGACTGCAAGTTTGTTTCTGCCACATACCGACTGTTCAAAGTCCCAGCCGGGGTTCGCAGAGAAAGAAGCAGTGTCATTTACAACGGCTCGGTCGAGGGCTACAGAGAGAAGCTGGAGTTTGACATCAATTACACGTTTAAT GAAGGAGAGACAGTAGTTGTGGATGAAGAAACAGCGGCAATTCTCGAGAGCTCACGGTTTGCAGATGAATTCACTATTCAGTCGCTTGGCAAAGTGTCTCCCAGCTCTGGGGAATGCCCACCCAGGAAGCCGCAG AGTGCTGCTACTGACCCTTTCTGGTTGTCTGAGCacgttgcagagggagggatctCATCCTGCAGTGCAGCGCATTCTGTCCAGAGCAAAGGCTGCTGCTGA